Genomic window (Marinobacter panjinensis):
GCTTGCGACTGGCCTCCCGCACCGCCAACCAGTGGCAATTGTCGGTAGACGGTATTCCCTCGGACAAAGTGCACTACAAACTGGCCATGCCGGAACTACAGGGTGTCAGTCAGCCCATGGTGCTGGCGACGGCAGAACCGGAAGTGATTGACGAGCGAACCGGTGTGGCACTGACGCTGACCCAGCCGGTACCGGAGCGTGTGCAAGCCGTTGCTGACCGCCTCAAACGCTGGCACGTGTTGCAGAGTAAGGACAATGCCGACAAGCGTGTCGCAATTATTTATTACAATCACCCTCCGGGCCGGCAGAACATCGGCGCGGACAACCTCGATGTGCCGGCTTCCCTGTATGAAATGCTGACCTGGCTCAAGGAGGAGGGTTACGACACCGGCCCGCTCCCGGAGAGCCCGGGGGCCCTGACAGACCTGATACAACAGCGTGGTGTCAGCCTGCCGGATGATCCTCGCGCCTTGCGCGAGATGGCGGAAGAGGTCGCCTCTATGTCCGGTGGCACCTATCGACGCTACTTTGAAACCTTGCCGCCGGTTGTCCAGCAGGAAATGGTTCACGGACCGCTCGGGTACCTGCATGAGCGACTTGGGCAGGCCCATGAAATGGGCGAAAAGGAGCTGGCAACCGGCTTGCTGAGTCGTGGTATCCGTGACCTGCGTCACCTCATCGAACACATCCAGCACCCAAATCGCAAGGCCACCCTGGTTCGGCTGGATGAATATGAGGCGCTCTGGCAAAAGCGTCTTGATGAGGGTGGCCAGAAGAGCAAGCTGGACGACAGACGGGTTGCCCTGGCTGACACGGGCATTCCCGGCCTGAGGGGCTGGGGCGAGGCACCGGGACAGTCGATGGTGGTGGATGACCGGCTGATTTTCCCAGGCTTGCGGTTCGGCAACATCTATATCGGCCCGCAACCGCCACGGGGCTGGGAAGTGGACGAAGAATTGCTGCACGCCAACACCACCTTTCCGCCTACCCATCAATACGTGGGCTTCTACCACTGGCTGCGGGATCACTACCAGGCCGATGTCCTGATATACGTGGGCCGCCATTCCACGCGGGAGTTTCTGCCCCGCCGCCGCGCCGGGTTGACCGGGGACGACTATCCGGACCTGCTGGGTGGCGATCTGCCGCTGATCTATCCCTACATTGTGGACGGCGTGGGTGAGGGCATACAGGCCAAGCGGCGGGCCCTGGGGGTGATGATCAGTCACCTGACGCCGCCACTGGCAGCCACCGAACTCTACGATGAGCTTCTCGAACTGCGACAACTGGTGGAAACCTGGGAGTCCGCCAACGAGCCGGACAGCCCCACCAGGGAGCGGGCTCTGGACATGCTGCAGGAGAAAATCGAGGTGTTGGATATCGGCGAGGACCTGGAGCGGGAAATTGCGGGCGAGATGGGGCTGTCAGAGGAGGAAGTGTCCCTGGAGGAGCTGTCCCCGGATCTGTTGGTCCATGAGGCCGGCCACTACGTCACCGATATGCAGGAACACTTCATGCCCCTGGGTCTGCACGTGTTTGGCCGTGACTGGAATGCGGATATGGTGGATACCATGCTGGACTCCATGGCGGGCAAGGCTAGCTCTCCTGAGGCGGAATGGCGTAAGAATCTGGAAGCGTCGCCGGCGGCGGAACGCCAGAGCTTCCTGGCCGCGCTCGACGGCCGTTTTGTGGCACCAGGGCAGGGCAATGACCCGTTGCGGACACCGGCGGTACTGCCAACAGGTCGCAACTTCCACGCCCTGTCCGATGACCTGATTCCCACGCGGGTGGCCTGGTCCCTGGCTACGGAACTGGCGGAGGAAGCCATGGCTGACAAGGGCCGGCAGAAGGACGAAAGCGATGCTCTGGTGCTCTGGGCCTCGGACACCGTGAGGGACGAGGGTGTGATGATTGCCTTCGGTATGAAACTGCTGGGAATTCGGCCGGTATGGAACAGTCGGGGCATTGTGAAGGGCCTGGAGCGCCTGCCCGCAGGGCCGCAGACCGATAATCCGGTCCGCCGCAATGTGGTGTTTACCACCTCCGGGCTGTTTCGGGATCTCTACGAGAGCCAACTGGAATGGCTGGATCTGGCCTCCCGCTACGCCCTGGCCGGTGCGGCAGACACCATCGAGGCGGAACATCCCGAACTGGAGGAAGCACTGGAGCAGGCCCTTTCCGTGCTGCCCGTGGAGATGCGTGAGTTCGGCGATGAACCGCTGGCAACCAATGAAGTGGCTGCCCGCTGGGTTGCCGATACGCGCGTCATTCTGGCAGCGGGAGCCTCGGCACGTGATGCGGGTGCCGAGGCAGCCCACCGCGTTTTCGGCACTGCGCCGGGGGCTTACGGCGCCGGTGTCAATCGCCTTGCCACCCGCTCCGGCGCCTGGCAGGAGCGAGAGCAACTGGGGGATGCCTACCGCCGCCGCATGGGGCATGTGTACGGCAAGGGCAGCCAGGGTGAACCCGCTCACCAGGCGTTCGATCGCCAGCTACATACGGTGAATCACACCTATCTGGGGCGGGCCAGCCACCTCTACGGTCTGCTGGATAACGATGACGGTTTTGACTTTCAGGGTGGCCTGTCCAACGCTGTGGAACACCTGCGCGGCGAACCGCCAGAGAACCGCGTGTTGCAGTACGCGGACCCGAAAAACCCGAGGATCGACTCGCTCCAGCGTGCGCTACAGGTGGAATTGCGTGCCCGCAACCTTAACCCGCAGTGGCTGGCGCCACTCATGGAACATGGTTATGCCGGCGCCCGCACCATGGGCAGCGATTTCCTGGATAACCTCTGGGGTTGGCAGGTCACCAGCCCTCAGGTACTGCGCTCCAGCGTGTGGGACGAGATCAACGATGTCTACTTCCAGGACCGCCACGGACTGGGCCTGGATGACTTCCTCGCCGAGGACCACAATGTCCATGTAAAGACCCATATGCAGGCAATCGCGTTGTTGGCTGCCAAACGAGGATTCTGGGAAGCAGATGTCTTTATCCGCAAAGGCCTGGCCCGTGACTTCGCTGGCAATATCATCGACCATGGCCTGCCGGGCAGCGGCCATACCCGCCCGGACCACCCGTTGATGGACTGGGTGGCAGACCAGCTTGAGCCGCAGCAGCGGGAAGCCTTTGAGTCCGCCCGTAAAGGAGGTTCATCGGCTTATTCTTCCTTGCCCGCTGCCAACGATGAATGCCAGCAACCCGATAAGCGGATGAGCGCATGCTGACTTTTCCCCGGCGACTTTCTGTCAGACAACTGGTTCTCAGGGAACTTGCAGCAATCGGTGCCGTATTTTCCCTTTGGCAGGGACCGATTCTTGCGAATGAGATCTGTGTCATCGACGACATCGGGGCGGAGGTTTGCATGGAGCAACCGGCCAGCCGCATTGCGGCACTATCTCCTGGCGCCACTGAACTGGTCTGGGCCGCCGGTGCCGGTGAAAAGGTGATAGCGGTGGTGTCCTACAGCGACTACCCGGAACAAGCGAAGGATGTTCCCTCGGTAGGCAGTCACACCCGCATGGATCTCGAACGGCTGATTGAACTGGAGCCGGACCTGGTGATCGGGTGGGTCACCGGCAACCCACCGGAGCAGCTTGAAGCTCTGAGTGATCTGGGGCTGCCGGTGTTCTCTATTGAGCCCCGAACTTTTGAGGCAGTCTCGAACACCATTGAGCGTCTGGCTACACTGGCGGGCACCGAAGAGAAGGGCTTTGCCGAAGCTGACCGGTTCCGCCAGGGCATTGCCGCGCTCGAACGCCAGTACCAGGATGCCGAACCGGTATCGGTGTTTTACCAGGTCTGGGACGAACCGTTGATGACCGTGAATGACGAGCACCTGATCGGCAAGGTTATTAACCTTTGCGGTGGAGTGAATGTGTTTGGCAACCTCGATCGCCTGGTACCCAGAATCAGTGCCGAGGCGGTGATCGGCGCCAACCCCGAAGCCATCCTGGCCGGGGGAATGGGTGAAGAAAACCGGCACTGGCTGACCCGGTGGGAAGCTTTTCCCGGTATCGATGCCACCGCCAGGGACAATCTGTACTTCATTCCCCCTTCACTGGTCCAGCGCCCGACGCCGCGTATGCTGGAGGGCTCACAACTGTTTTGCGAGAGACTGGATGATGCCCGTGCCAAACGTTAATCCGGGGCCAGTCACGTGAGCAGGCCCTTGACCATGCCGCTTGTGATTCTGGCTGTTGTCAGCCTGATTGCCATGGTGCTGTCTGTGGGCATTGGCAGTGTCAGCGTGACTCCCGGAGAGGTCGCTGCAGTCATCTTCGGTGAAGGGAGCAATCTTCAGCAAACCCTGGTGTTGGAGCTCCGTCTTCCCCGAACACTCGCAGCCTTTGCCACCGGCGGTCTTCTGGCGGTGGCCGGGGCGCTGATGCAGGTACTCCTTCGCAATCCACTGGCAGACCCCTATGTGCTCGGCCTTTCTGGCGGCGCTGCTGTGGGTGCGCTGTTGGCAATGCTGGCGGGCCTGGGTGGTTTGATCGTTTCCGGTTCGGCGTTTGCCGGTGCCATGCTGGCTACCTTAATGGTGTTCGGTCTTGCTCACGGTACCGGCAGCTGGACGCCGTCGCGTTTACTGCTGACCGGAGTGGTTGTCGCTGCCGGCTGGGGTGCGGTGATTACCCTGATGCTGGCCGTCAGCCCGGCCCAGCGTCTGCCCGGCATGCTGTACTGGTTGATGGGAGACGTATCCTATGCGCGCTCACCCTGGCCGGCGTTGGCGCTCCTTTTTCTGGTCTGCCTGCTGGTGGTGCCACTGGGTCGCAGTCTTAACGTACTGGCCCGCGGCCCCATGCAGGCTGCGGCCCTCGGGGTGTCAGTGCGGCCATTGGAGTGGACGATCTATATCCTCGCCAGTCTGCTCACCGCCACCGCGGTGACCATGGCTGGTAGCATCGGATTTGTGGGCCTGGTGGTGCCTCATATGTTGCGGCTGGTGCTGGGTAACGACCAGCGCCTGATCCTGCCCGCCTGCGCCCTGGCTGGTGGCACACTGCTGGTGCTGGCGGATACCCTGGCTCGCGTTGTTATCGCACCTGAGCAGTTACCGGTAGGGGTGATTACCGCTCTGCTGGGTGTGCCCACCTTCCTTTACCTGCTGTACCGGAGCCGCTGATGAACCCGTTACAGGCACGAGAGCTGATAATCGATATTCCCGGGCGGGAGGACGGCAAGGCGCTGAATTTCACCATAGAGCCCGGACAGATGTGGGGTGTGCTGGGCCCGAATGGTGCTGGCAAGACGACCTTGCTGCATACCCTCGCCGGCCTGCTGGAGCCGCGTCACGGGTCGGTTCTCCTTGGCGGGAGCTCGCTGAATGAGATAAAGCGCCGGCAGATATCCCGTCAACTGGGGCTGGTATTCCAGGAGAGGCAAGACGGTTTCCCCGCCACCGTTATGGAAACCGCCCTGATCGGTCGCCACCCGTGGCTGTCTCCCTGGCAGATGGAATCCGGAGATGATGAGCGCTTTGCGCGGCAGGCCCTTGAGCAACTGGATGTCGCCCACCTGAGTGATCGCCTGGTGAACACACTCTCCGGCGGTGAGCGACAGCGCGTGGCTATTGCCACAGTTCTTACCCAGGCGCCTGATACCTGGCTGCTGGATGAGCCAACCAATCATCTGGACCTTCATCATCAGGTGGCAGTATTGCAGCTGCTGACCGAGCAGGCCCGGAGTGGTCGCTCCGTGTTTATGTGCCTGCATGACCTCAATCTGGCGGCCCGATGGTGTGATCACCTGTTATTACTCTTCCCCAATGGCGAAGCATGCTGGGGACCAGCAAAGCAAATGCTCGTGCCAGCCGCACTTGAAAGACTTTACGACCAGGAATTGCTGACAGTGGAGGTGGATGGTGCACCACTATTCGTACCCAAGAAGGCTCAGTAAGAAGCTGGAAGCTGTGGTTGGGAACCCCCTTCCGGGACCGTCAAAAACATGGATGTTTTTGTCGAGCGTACAGGGACGTATTCACAGCGTGTCCCGGAAGGGGAATCCAGACCGCTGCATACTCCCATTTATGCGGACAAGGTGGCACTGATGAAAGCGACCGTTTCAGCTGCGATGATTACAGCCCCCGGCTCCGGCCAGGGGAAATCCATGGTAACCGCTGCCCTGGCGAGACTGCACCGGAATGCCGGGCGTACAGTGCGGGTATTCAAACATGGGCCGGACTATCTGGATCCCATGGTGCTGGAAGTCGCATCTGGCCAGCCGGTGTACCAGTTGCACCCGTGGATGACCGGAGAGCAAGAGTGTCGCTGGCGGTTGGTCGAAGCTGCGCAGGACGCGGACCTGATTCTGGTGGAAGGTTCCATGGGTTTGTTTGACGGTGACCCCTCCAGTGCAGATCTGGCCAAGCTCATGGGTATTCCTGCTTTACCGGTGATTGATGCCCGGGGGATGGCTCAAACGTTCGGCGCACTAGCTCTGGGGTTGGCAAGTTTCGACCCGGATTTGCCTGTTCGTCAGGTGATCGCTAACCGAATTGGCAGTTCACGCCACGGGGACATGCTGCGAGAAAGCCTGCCGGAAGGCATTGAATTGCTGGGGGCGGTTCCCCGCAGCGAGGCTATGAATATTCCGGACCGGCACCTGGGGCTGGTGCAGGCGGGGGAGCTGGGTGATCTGGACCAGCGCCTGGATGCCGCTGCTGAGGTGCTGACCGAGGCCGGGCTGGAGGGCTTACCGCTTCCGGTTACGCTGGAAGCTGAGAAGCCGGAGCTCCCGCCACAGTTATTGAATGGTGTTCGCATCGCCATCGCACGGGATGCAGCATTCAGCTTTATTTACCGAGCCAATCTGGACCTGTTGCGAGCCATGGGCGCAGAACTGGCGTTCTTCTCCCCGCTGGCGGACTCTGAATTGCCAGAGGTCGACGCACTCTGGCTGCCTGGCGGGTACCCGGAGTTGCACGGAGCCACTCTGGCCAGCAACAAACCGATGCTGGAGGCTATTCGCAACCACTACAAGGCCAGTAAACCCATGCTGGCGGAATGCGGTGGGCTGATGGCCTGTGTGGAAGAACTAATGGATCACGACGGTCAGACCCACAAATTGCTGGGGTTGATGCCGGGACGGGCGAGTATGGCCGGCCGTCTGCAGGCGTTGGGCCTGCAGAGCCTGAACACCGATCAGGGGCAGTTGCGGGGCCATACCTATCATCACTCCCGATTGGAGACGGAATGGCAGCCACTGGCCAGAACCCGGAAGGTCGCCGGCACGGAAGCGGAACCGGTGTATAGCCACAATGGATTAGTAGCCAGCTACTTCCATGGTTATTTCCCGTCTGCCCCTGAATTGGTGGCCGGAATTTTTCGCGGGCAGGTCATCCGCCCGCTCACAGACAAGGAGCCCGACCATGCGTGAACGCGCCAAAAATCCCGAACGCCATGCCCGCCGCATGGAAGCCAAACAGAAAATCATGAAGGATCGCATCGCCCGTGCCCAGAAAGAGCAGGGTGTCTTGCTGGTTCTTACCGGCCCCGGCAAGGGCAAGAGCAGCTCCGGCTTTGGCATGGTGGCCCGGGCTCTGGGCCATGGTATGAAAGTCGGCATCGTCCAGTTCATCAAGGGTGCGTTCAGCACTGGCGAGGAAGCCTTCTTCCGGGACCTGCCCAACGTGGACTACCACGTGATGGGCCAGGGCTACACCTGGGAAACCAAGAACCGGGAGCAGGATGTGGAAGCCGCCAACGCTGCCTGGGATATGGCCAGCGCCATGCTCAAGGACGAAAGCTACGACCTGATCCTGCTGGACGAGCTCAATATCGCCCTGAAATACGACTACATCGACCTGGACCGGGTGCTGGATGACCTGCAGGGCCGGCCGGAGATGCAGCATGTGGTGATCACCGGCCGATCTGCGCCGGCGGAACTGGTGGACCTGGCAGACACAGTGACGGAAATGGCTGTGGTCAAGCACGCCTTCAAGGATCAGGGCGTAAAAGCCCAGAAAGGCGTAGAACTGTAACAGGCCAGAACCCATGACCACACTGATGATACAGGGCACCACCTCCGACGCTGGCAAGACCACGGTAGTGGCTGCCCTTTGCAGGTGGCTGGCACGGCAGGGTGTTTCCGTGGCCCCGTTCAAGCCCCAGAACATGGCCCTGAACAGTGCGGTGACGGTGGATGGTGGTGAAATCGGCCGCTCCACCGCGCTACAGGCCCTGGCCTGTGGTCTGGAGCCCCACAGCGACATGAATCCGGTGCTGCTAAAACCCCAGAGTGACCGTGGTGCCCAGGTGATCCTGCGGGGCAGGGTCCATGGCAATATGGATGCGCTGGACTACCACGCCTATAAGGCGGAGGCGATGACCTCGGTAATGGATGCATGGCGGGATCTGAGCGCACGTTACGAGGTGATCATTGCTGAAGGTGCGGGCAGCCCCGCCGAGATCAATCTCCGCACCAACGACATCGCCAACATGGGGTTTGCGGAAGCAGCGGACTGCCCGGTGCTGTTAGTCGGAGATATCGACAAGGGCGGCGTATTCGCGCAACTGGTAGGCACCCTGGAACTGATCTCCGACAGCGAACGGGCCCGCACCAGGGGCTTTATCATCAACCGCTTCCGCGGCGACATAGCCCTGCTGGAACCGGGCCTGGACTGGCTGGCCGAGCGCACCGGAAAACCTGTGACCGGCGTGTTGCCATACCTGCACGGATTGGTGATTGATGCTGAAGACAGTGTGGGCACCAGCGGAAGCAGTGAAGTCGGCGCGCTGAATGTGATCGTTCCGGTACTGCCGCGAATTAGCAATCACAATGATTTTGATCCCCTGCGGCTGCATCCCGGCGTCAACCTGCAATTCATCGGCCCCGACCAGCCCATCCCGCCCGCGGACCTGATCATTCTGCCTGGTAGTAAAAGTA
Coding sequences:
- a CDS encoding cobaltochelatase subunit CobN; the protein is MMKKPVSGLLLGLAFLLSIPAFGATVVGVVSERSAAEMAAGAERFLAAHPDHEVILRTPEQLARLDSQALEELFGRADVLLLAAVFGDQVGRLEQTVRNLTKERQFPILAVNGDRSLTRLSRLEGRAVLDGLDASALNDLMKAPDPGADVDAHRTSLRHQFPQQVPWLEGRALYQGRTPHHLDALLRWLLVQTGHDLSVPELPPRALIRYYRNGEATDNPADLRLQSGPVVTLLDLDSGDRPGDRALLDATCAALESRGIQCFAILSRWGGASLEAIRSLDEVVAPATLSGIISLQDFTVGGGEGRRQVTAELTRLDIPVIKGLRLASRTANQWQLSVDGIPSDKVHYKLAMPELQGVSQPMVLATAEPEVIDERTGVALTLTQPVPERVQAVADRLKRWHVLQSKDNADKRVAIIYYNHPPGRQNIGADNLDVPASLYEMLTWLKEEGYDTGPLPESPGALTDLIQQRGVSLPDDPRALREMAEEVASMSGGTYRRYFETLPPVVQQEMVHGPLGYLHERLGQAHEMGEKELATGLLSRGIRDLRHLIEHIQHPNRKATLVRLDEYEALWQKRLDEGGQKSKLDDRRVALADTGIPGLRGWGEAPGQSMVVDDRLIFPGLRFGNIYIGPQPPRGWEVDEELLHANTTFPPTHQYVGFYHWLRDHYQADVLIYVGRHSTREFLPRRRAGLTGDDYPDLLGGDLPLIYPYIVDGVGEGIQAKRRALGVMISHLTPPLAATELYDELLELRQLVETWESANEPDSPTRERALDMLQEKIEVLDIGEDLEREIAGEMGLSEEEVSLEELSPDLLVHEAGHYVTDMQEHFMPLGLHVFGRDWNADMVDTMLDSMAGKASSPEAEWRKNLEASPAAERQSFLAALDGRFVAPGQGNDPLRTPAVLPTGRNFHALSDDLIPTRVAWSLATELAEEAMADKGRQKDESDALVLWASDTVRDEGVMIAFGMKLLGIRPVWNSRGIVKGLERLPAGPQTDNPVRRNVVFTTSGLFRDLYESQLEWLDLASRYALAGAADTIEAEHPELEEALEQALSVLPVEMREFGDEPLATNEVAARWVADTRVILAAGASARDAGAEAAHRVFGTAPGAYGAGVNRLATRSGAWQEREQLGDAYRRRMGHVYGKGSQGEPAHQAFDRQLHTVNHTYLGRASHLYGLLDNDDGFDFQGGLSNAVEHLRGEPPENRVLQYADPKNPRIDSLQRALQVELRARNLNPQWLAPLMEHGYAGARTMGSDFLDNLWGWQVTSPQVLRSSVWDEINDVYFQDRHGLGLDDFLAEDHNVHVKTHMQAIALLAAKRGFWEADVFIRKGLARDFAGNIIDHGLPGSGHTRPDHPLMDWVADQLEPQQREAFESARKGGSSAYSSLPAANDECQQPDKRMSAC
- the cobO gene encoding cob(I)yrinic acid a,c-diamide adenosyltransferase produces the protein MRERAKNPERHARRMEAKQKIMKDRIARAQKEQGVLLVLTGPGKGKSSSGFGMVARALGHGMKVGIVQFIKGAFSTGEEAFFRDLPNVDYHVMGQGYTWETKNREQDVEAANAAWDMASAMLKDESYDLILLDELNIALKYDYIDLDRVLDDLQGRPEMQHVVITGRSAPAELVDLADTVTEMAVVKHAFKDQGVKAQKGVEL
- a CDS encoding ABC transporter ATP-binding protein, whose product is MNPLQARELIIDIPGREDGKALNFTIEPGQMWGVLGPNGAGKTTLLHTLAGLLEPRHGSVLLGGSSLNEIKRRQISRQLGLVFQERQDGFPATVMETALIGRHPWLSPWQMESGDDERFARQALEQLDVAHLSDRLVNTLSGGERQRVAIATVLTQAPDTWLLDEPTNHLDLHHQVAVLQLLTEQARSGRSVFMCLHDLNLAARWCDHLLLLFPNGEACWGPAKQMLVPAALERLYDQELLTVEVDGAPLFVPKKAQ
- a CDS encoding cobyrinate a,c-diamide synthase, coding for MKATVSAAMITAPGSGQGKSMVTAALARLHRNAGRTVRVFKHGPDYLDPMVLEVASGQPVYQLHPWMTGEQECRWRLVEAAQDADLILVEGSMGLFDGDPSSADLAKLMGIPALPVIDARGMAQTFGALALGLASFDPDLPVRQVIANRIGSSRHGDMLRESLPEGIELLGAVPRSEAMNIPDRHLGLVQAGELGDLDQRLDAAAEVLTEAGLEGLPLPVTLEAEKPELPPQLLNGVRIAIARDAAFSFIYRANLDLLRAMGAELAFFSPLADSELPEVDALWLPGGYPELHGATLASNKPMLEAIRNHYKASKPMLAECGGLMACVEELMDHDGQTHKLLGLMPGRASMAGRLQALGLQSLNTDQGQLRGHTYHHSRLETEWQPLARTRKVAGTEAEPVYSHNGLVASYFHGYFPSAPELVAGIFRGQVIRPLTDKEPDHA
- a CDS encoding cobyric acid synthase codes for the protein MTTLMIQGTTSDAGKTTVVAALCRWLARQGVSVAPFKPQNMALNSAVTVDGGEIGRSTALQALACGLEPHSDMNPVLLKPQSDRGAQVILRGRVHGNMDALDYHAYKAEAMTSVMDAWRDLSARYEVIIAEGAGSPAEINLRTNDIANMGFAEAADCPVLLVGDIDKGGVFAQLVGTLELISDSERARTRGFIINRFRGDIALLEPGLDWLAERTGKPVTGVLPYLHGLVIDAEDSVGTSGSSEVGALNVIVPVLPRISNHNDFDPLRLHPGVNLQFIGPDQPIPPADLIILPGSKSTRHDLQWLKFQGWPEAIRKHLRYGGKVLGLCGGFQMLGREVLDPDGLEGEAGHTEALGLLDMTTRMVAGKQLKDVAGVLCLGVGTSALSGYEMHNGVTNGPALERPLAMLDGRPDGAISEDDQVMGTYVHGIFDEPAAASEILQWAGLRPQGQAVDYNAHRLEQLDRLADLVEDCLNIDLLNNLLGLTRKAPGEKNEQE
- a CDS encoding FecCD family ABC transporter permease, which produces MPLVILAVVSLIAMVLSVGIGSVSVTPGEVAAVIFGEGSNLQQTLVLELRLPRTLAAFATGGLLAVAGALMQVLLRNPLADPYVLGLSGGAAVGALLAMLAGLGGLIVSGSAFAGAMLATLMVFGLAHGTGSWTPSRLLLTGVVVAAGWGAVITLMLAVSPAQRLPGMLYWLMGDVSYARSPWPALALLFLVCLLVVPLGRSLNVLARGPMQAAALGVSVRPLEWTIYILASLLTATAVTMAGSIGFVGLVVPHMLRLVLGNDQRLILPACALAGGTLLVLADTLARVVIAPEQLPVGVITALLGVPTFLYLLYRSR
- a CDS encoding cobalamin-binding protein; amino-acid sequence: MLTFPRRLSVRQLVLRELAAIGAVFSLWQGPILANEICVIDDIGAEVCMEQPASRIAALSPGATELVWAAGAGEKVIAVVSYSDYPEQAKDVPSVGSHTRMDLERLIELEPDLVIGWVTGNPPEQLEALSDLGLPVFSIEPRTFEAVSNTIERLATLAGTEEKGFAEADRFRQGIAALERQYQDAEPVSVFYQVWDEPLMTVNDEHLIGKVINLCGGVNVFGNLDRLVPRISAEAVIGANPEAILAGGMGEENRHWLTRWEAFPGIDATARDNLYFIPPSLVQRPTPRMLEGSQLFCERLDDARAKR